Proteins found in one Sporosarcina sp. FSL K6-3457 genomic segment:
- a CDS encoding aspartate kinase, producing MKVCKFGGTSVASAEQIKKVAAIVTSDPTRKIVVVSAPGKRFGDDEKVTDLLIRLAEQALNDKKITHELEEVINRYRLIAEGLGLSEGIVHVIEQDLQQRLARDKNDPVLYMDYLKASGEDNNAKLIAAYFKHIGLDAKYICPKDAGLLVNDRPERVRALPEGDERLVKLRDEPGIVVFPGFFGYTEDGTLRTFNRGGSDITGSLLAAATEAELYENFTDVDSVFAANPTVVDNPVAIDKMTYREMRELAYAGFSVFHDEALMPAFRRSVPVCIKNTNNPEAPGTLIVKERNNSAQPVIGIAADDGFSTLFVDKYLMNQEIGFGRRLLQILEEEEIPFEHTPSGIDNISVILRSKFINTDKEARIIQRVKEELNADDVHIQSDFSMIVLVGEGMRHSTGLAARAASAIARTGASIQMINQGSSEVSLVFGVHKKDETKILKELYAEFFVESAVLS from the coding sequence ATGAAAGTATGTAAATTTGGTGGAACGTCCGTCGCATCAGCTGAGCAAATCAAAAAAGTAGCAGCCATCGTCACATCTGACCCTACACGTAAGATTGTTGTTGTGTCAGCACCTGGTAAAAGATTTGGCGACGATGAAAAAGTAACAGATTTGCTCATTCGTCTTGCAGAACAAGCACTTAATGATAAAAAAATAACTCATGAACTTGAGGAAGTCATCAATCGTTATCGATTAATTGCCGAAGGACTTGGTCTTTCTGAAGGCATCGTCCATGTCATCGAACAAGATTTACAGCAACGCCTTGCTAGAGATAAAAATGATCCAGTTCTCTATATGGATTATTTGAAAGCATCCGGTGAAGACAACAATGCAAAGCTGATTGCCGCTTATTTCAAACATATCGGCCTAGATGCCAAATACATTTGTCCTAAAGATGCGGGACTACTTGTCAATGATCGTCCTGAGCGCGTACGTGCTTTACCAGAAGGCGATGAACGTCTCGTCAAATTGCGGGATGAACCAGGCATCGTCGTCTTCCCAGGATTTTTTGGCTACACAGAAGACGGAACACTCCGTACATTCAATCGAGGCGGGTCTGATATTACTGGATCGCTGCTAGCGGCAGCAACGGAAGCTGAACTCTATGAAAACTTCACAGACGTCGACTCCGTCTTTGCGGCCAATCCTACAGTAGTAGATAACCCTGTTGCCATCGACAAAATGACTTACCGCGAAATGCGAGAACTCGCCTATGCAGGATTTTCCGTCTTTCATGATGAAGCGCTGATGCCTGCCTTCCGCCGTTCTGTTCCTGTGTGCATTAAAAATACTAATAACCCGGAAGCACCAGGTACGTTGATTGTGAAAGAACGCAATAATTCCGCGCAACCCGTTATTGGCATTGCAGCAGACGATGGATTTTCTACATTGTTTGTCGACAAATATTTAATGAACCAAGAAATCGGCTTTGGTCGTCGTTTATTGCAAATATTAGAGGAAGAAGAAATTCCATTTGAACATACACCATCTGGAATTGATAATATCTCTGTTATTTTACGCAGTAAGTTTATCAATACAGATAAAGAAGCACGCATCATTCAACGCGTAAAAGAAGAGCTGAATGCAGATGACGTTCATATCCAAAGTGATTTTTCCATGATCGTGCTCGTCGGTGAAGGGATGCGCCATTCAACAGGACTTGCGGCACGTGCCGCTTCTGCCATCGCACGCACAGGTGCCAGCATCCAAATGATTAACCAAGGATCTTCCGAAGTGAGTCTTGTCTTCGGCGTTCATAAGAAAGATGAAACGAAAATCTTAAAAGAATTATACGCAGAGTTTTTCGTTGAATCTGCGGTACTGTCCTAA
- a CDS encoding acetylglutamate kinase: MNHYWGRVYLYCYPMQPCLIGPLDCVNKAEAALRSTMRRLWGEHTAWTRATVSSLVYALPDADVVVARLLRTATDMGGALRPFYGDEVAKRYGQLLTAHITLAGDLVNATLVGNVEKGAAIEQNWFRNGTEIALFLTSISPYLSAVEFQEMLDEHLALIKRGMISMLGKDFKASVDLFDLMEIEALEMADMLTDAIIKQFPYKFMSVYG, translated from the coding sequence GTGAATCATTATTGGGGGAGAGTGTATTTATACTGTTATCCAATGCAACCGTGTTTGATAGGGCCATTGGATTGTGTCAATAAGGCTGAAGCAGCGTTAAGAAGCACAATGCGTCGTTTATGGGGAGAGCATACGGCTTGGACGAGGGCTACTGTCAGTAGTCTTGTTTATGCATTACCTGATGCTGATGTTGTTGTAGCAAGACTTCTCCGCACGGCAACGGATATGGGCGGTGCCTTGCGACCTTTTTATGGTGATGAGGTGGCAAAGAGATACGGCCAATTGTTAACAGCGCATATCACGTTGGCGGGGGATCTCGTCAACGCTACATTGGTAGGGAATGTGGAAAAGGGAGCGGCGATAGAACAGAATTGGTTTCGCAATGGCACGGAAATTGCGCTATTTTTGACCAGCATCAGCCCTTATCTATCAGCAGTGGAATTTCAGGAAATGCTTGATGAGCATTTGGCGCTTATCAAACGAGGGATGATTAGTATGCTCGGCAAAGATTTCAAAGCAAGCGTAGATCTATTCGATTTAATGGAGATAGAGGCATTAGAAATGGCAGATATGCTAACGGATGCAATCATTAAGCAGTTTCCTTACAAGTTCATGTCGGTGTATGGGTGA
- a CDS encoding deoxynucleoside kinase: MNLREKYGIPNNAVITIAGTVGVGKSTMTQALADALDFRTSFENVDQNPYLDRFYDDFEKWSFHLQIYFLAERFKEQKRIFEYGGGFIQDRSIYEDTGIFAKMHQEKGTMDPVDYETYTNLFEAMVMTPYFPHPTLLVYLEGSLDEIVARVQERGRPMEQQTPISYWEEMHGRYDKWINSFNTCPVLRLNINDYDLMKNPREVETIVERIGHMLEQTAFLRK; this comes from the coding sequence ATGAACTTACGTGAAAAATATGGTATTCCAAATAATGCTGTTATTACAATTGCCGGGACGGTTGGTGTTGGAAAATCGACGATGACGCAGGCACTTGCAGATGCATTGGATTTTAGGACATCCTTTGAAAATGTCGATCAAAACCCGTATCTCGATCGCTTTTATGATGACTTTGAAAAATGGAGCTTCCATTTACAAATTTATTTTTTGGCAGAGCGTTTTAAAGAGCAAAAGCGTATTTTTGAATATGGCGGCGGGTTTATCCAAGACCGTTCGATTTATGAGGATACAGGTATTTTTGCTAAAATGCATCAGGAAAAAGGTACGATGGATCCTGTCGACTATGAAACGTATACGAATTTGTTTGAAGCAATGGTGATGACACCTTATTTCCCACATCCGACGTTACTCGTTTACTTGGAAGGGTCGCTGGATGAAATTGTGGCACGTGTTCAAGAACGCGGGCGTCCAATGGAGCAGCAGACGCCGATTTCCTACTGGGAAGAGATGCATGGGCGGTACGATAAATGGATTAATTCGTTCAATACATGTCCTGTGCTACGGCTGAATATTAATGATTATGATTTGATGAAAAATCCACGAGAAGTAGAAACAATTGTGGAGCGCATTGGGCATATGCTGGAGCAGACAGCGTTTTTGAGAAAGTAG
- a CDS encoding deoxynucleoside kinase produces the protein MSVPFIAVEGPIGVGKTSLSTAIADKQQFHQLKEIVDENPFLNKFYDNIEEWSFQTEMFFLCNRYKQLSDIKTEILGEKKSVVADYHIFKNLIFAKRTLGTEEYTKYEEIYKILTQDMPVPNVIIYLHASLDTLMKRIALRGRDFEKNMDPAYMKQLSEDYETFITYFEAAHPEIPVLRFNGDELDFVNSDKDLQFILESVDATIQKGVALNELT, from the coding sequence ATGTCGGTTCCATTCATAGCGGTCGAAGGTCCGATTGGAGTTGGGAAAACATCACTTTCCACAGCGATTGCAGATAAACAACAATTCCATCAGCTCAAAGAAATTGTGGATGAGAATCCATTTTTAAATAAATTCTACGACAACATCGAGGAATGGAGCTTCCAAACCGAAATGTTTTTTCTTTGTAATCGCTATAAACAGCTTAGCGATATTAAAACCGAAATTTTAGGTGAAAAAAAATCTGTCGTTGCTGATTATCATATTTTCAAGAACCTGATTTTTGCAAAACGTACATTGGGTACTGAAGAGTATACGAAGTACGAGGAAATCTATAAGATTTTGACGCAGGACATGCCTGTGCCGAACGTTATTATCTACTTGCATGCGAGTTTAGATACGCTTATGAAACGAATTGCTCTGCGTGGTCGTGACTTTGAAAAAAATATGGACCCCGCTTATATGAAACAGCTATCAGAAGACTATGAGACATTCATTACTTATTTTGAAGCGGCACATCCTGAAATTCCTGTGCTTCGATTCAATGGGGATGAACTTGATTTTGTAAACAGTGATAAGGATTTGCAATTCATTTTGGAGTCCGTTGATGCAACGATACAAAAAGGAGTAGCTTTGAATGAACTTACGTGA
- the tadA gene encoding tRNA adenosine(34) deaminase TadA, whose protein sequence is MTTFEKDRRYMQLAIEEAMKAQAIGEVPIGAIIVHNDQVIARAHNLRETTQNAVTHAELAAIQDACQEIGSWRLEDTTLYVTLEPCPMCAGAILQSRIPRVVYAARDPKGGCVDSLYRLLNDPRFNHECDVVEGVLADECGEMLTAFFRAIRERKKQAKKEAAQKVE, encoded by the coding sequence ATGACTACATTTGAAAAAGATCGACGATATATGCAACTAGCAATTGAAGAAGCGATGAAAGCGCAAGCGATTGGGGAAGTACCGATTGGTGCAATCATTGTCCATAATGATCAAGTCATTGCACGGGCACATAATTTGCGGGAAACAACGCAAAATGCCGTCACCCATGCCGAGTTAGCTGCCATCCAGGATGCTTGTCAGGAAATCGGCAGCTGGCGACTTGAAGATACAACATTATACGTCACACTCGAACCGTGTCCGATGTGTGCCGGTGCTATTTTACAATCTAGAATTCCACGCGTTGTCTACGCCGCCCGTGATCCTAAAGGCGGTTGTGTGGACTCATTATATCGTCTATTGAATGATCCACGGTTTAATCATGAATGTGATGTTGTCGAAGGTGTATTGGCAGATGAATGCGGAGAAATGCTCACGGCATTCTTTAGAGCCATTCGAGAACGTAAAAAACAAGCAAAAAAAGAGGCGGCGCAGAAAGTCGAATGA